The following nucleotide sequence is from Acinetobacter lwoffii.
CCATTTTCGAACTATCTTGATATTACTGATCTTTTGAAGCTTCATTAATAATGCGATTTAAAAGCTGTTCATATTCGCTGTTAATCTCCTGCATAACTTCGGTTTTACCGCCACGATCAGGATGATTTTTAAAAGCAAGTTTTTTTGTACGGAAGTTTTAACTCGTCTAATGATGTAACTGATGAAAAATGTTTTCATTTTAAATACCTGTTTTTATTTCAGGTCGCCCGATGCGTCCTGATAAAATCATTATATCAGTTCCACCTGTGGACATTCAAGCAAAAACTTAGTCATGACTAATTTTTTAAATGATATAAATTCATAAAAATAGCTATTTAAGTATTTTGTCTGGTCTGCTTTTCTAATGCTTATATTTGCGTTTCTTAGGCTGCTGATAGCCTTTTTTTACCCTACGTCTAGCTACCCCCACATTAAACACACAAACACCCTAAAACGAGCATAAAACACACAAGATGAACAACCTTTTTCCCCTTAGTCATGATTAAGAATGTATAAAAAAAATCCCCTTTCGGGATCTCTTTTAAATTGGACAAGAATTAAAAATTTTATGGAATGGATCATTCCTATAAGCTGTCACTCTATATACGCTTTAAGGCGTTTTTTAGTGTATGGCTCAAAGATCACTAAAAAGTGTGAGAATAGCCCACCTCCCAACTGTTCGGGACGCAGCATGAACATTTCAAAGTTAAAACCTCCATACGTGCGGGCAGGGGGAAGGATATTAAACTTTTCATCATATTCAGTAGTGAAATTTCAATCGGTTCTAAATAGTTATTCTCTTCTGAAAGATAATCTTTTTCAGTCATAACTGAAGCAGCAGCAAAGCTTCTCCATAACTGTTTTGTAATTCTAGTATTAATTGACCTACATTCTTTTTAGTAAGACAGCAAACATATTGATCATTAAGATTGTCTAAGTAACCAAAAAAAATGGACTGATTCAACTTCAGATTTCTTTAATGTATAGACTAAAACTAAATCCTGATTCATAACTAAATACCTGTTTTTATTTCAGGTCGCCCGATGCGTCCTGATAAAAAATCATTATATCAGTCCAACCTGTGGACATTCAAGAAATAACTTAGTCATGACTAAGAAATAAAATAATGTTTAGTTAAGATCCCTAGAGGTTATATCAGAGCAAAGTGTCTACTTTGCGAACGTGGTGCAATCAGTTAATTTTCCCTTCCCTGATTACCGTTGCAAGGGGGCAAGCGAAGCCGATAAAATCTGTGATTTTGTCGAGCTGACCGCAGCACCGCAACTGCTCCCATTTGATCTAAAACGGGATACCTAACGCCAGCCCGCATGGGGTGGCGACCAGATAGCATAGAAAACTAAAAAATGTAGGAGGTAAGTAAGGCAAAAACTAAATATTTAAAAACTAATCAGCTAGATTTATTGGCAAAATATTACAGGTTTTGGCCAAATCCTGGGAAACATTAAGTTATTGTTTTTATTATATGGTTGTAAATTGAAATTCTAAAAAAAATGGCAAAATATTCCACTTAGGCTAAACGTAAACTTTTAGTCATGACTAAGGTATCAATTAGCTAATTATTAAATTTTAATATTTGGATGCGAATAGAAAAGATACTTTTTATATAGATTAATAAGAATTTTGAAGGTTTTAAATTGAACCACCATATTGTCTTAAATTAGCGAAGTCTGTTTAAGACATTATGGTGGGTATGCTTTTTAGATATTAATCCTGATCGTCCCGTGTCCTGATCGTTCTTCTTATCATTATTGTTATTGGTGATAATCCCTCGTTTTGCCTGTAACCAGAAGTAATAATCCATATCTATCGGCTTATGAGCATTAAGCTTATCTAACTTTTCAGTCAATAGAGTTCTCATGATTACCTTAGAAGTATCCTCGTCTAGATTACCTAAGAAATATCCGTAATCATTTAAAAATTCTTTGCAATTTACTAAGGTGCTGATTTGTTTGGAGATACCTTTACTGGTGGTTTGAAATGCTTAATACGATCAGGTGCTTTAAAGTGTGATCCATCATCACTAAATGGAATTGCAGCAGCCAGATAGCCCTTTTTCATTTATCTATAAATTTGATGTGTCCTTGCTCTTTATATTCAGTTTTAAAGCTAAAAATAAACTTAATAGCAACTACTTCCTTTCCGTTTTTTACGTTCTCAAAACTGACATTAATATTGCTAAGTTCGTTAATTTCATCCTGAGCCACATTCAAAACACGGTTTTTAAAATTGGCCAACTCTTTATATTTATCCTCACATTCAAGCATCCATCTTAATTCTTCCAGATCAATAGTGACCTCTGATGTACGCCACATATAGCTCATTAAGATCCGATACAAACGAAGGGAATAGCTCGAATTAAATAAGATAATATGCTTCAGTTCATGGCTACTAAATGACTTAGTTTTTTCATCTACTTTCTTAACTAGATCATAGAAATACTCAAAAAATTCTTTTGCGAATCTAACCTTAATACATTTAGTTGCTTTGTCATAATGGCAATAAGTCATCATCGGAACTTTAGCAGGTTCGTCAGATTCCCCATCTTTAACCAACATAGTTGGGTTATCAAATTTTGTATAAATACGTTTTAAAGCAGTTTCAGCATTTCGCTGAATTTCACGTTTATCTGTTGCAGTAAGCACTTCCTTTCTAGCCATTGGGGAGGTCAATTCTCCAAAGTTTTCGCTGCTCACATAAATGAAGTCGTCATGAGTAATTGAGGTCTTATTTTTAAGCTCATTCTTTCTCACGATGATCATTGCACAGTACATAAGCTTCTCAAGATTGAGATCAATGCTATATCTGGCAGTAGGAAAATCATTGCGGGTCACAACTAAATCGGTCAATTTTGCCCTTGTATTAGATTGTGTATAGTCCTCTAAGCCTTGTGAGCCAATAATTTTCTGCATTTTTTGTAAATCCATTATTCCTTTTGAAATCATTATAACTATACAAGTATATTTATCAAGTATAGTTATTAATTAAGTTTATAAGATATTGTTTTTAAAATATATATTTATTAAAAATCAGTAAAATTACTTTATAACCCTGTAGTAGTATAAATAAAATAAATGTTTTTCCTGTTTAAGTATTTTCTTTTATTTCAATTAGTTACGCTGCGACAAAAACGTATGGCTATTTTTAACACTAAAACCAGTTAAAAAATATTGAATTTTGAATATTTATAACTATTATTTAAATATCAATAACTTACGCTGCGACAAAACGTATAGTTTATGATTTTAAGCCTATACAAATATCTTTTTTAGCACCAAAAAATAAAAATCGTTCTTTAATATAATTATTTATATAAAACAACAACTTATTAGATTGTTAAGAATCTAGTTAATTCCTGAAAAATATATATAATCGTATCCAGTACGCATAATCGCAGGTTTGCGACAAAACGTATAGTTATGCGGGGAAGTTGCGACAAAACGTATAGTTTGAGATTGCAGCATGGATTAAGGCTAAAAAATACGCAAAAATATAATATGTTAGAGCTAAACACCTAATTAATTACTGATTTTTAAAAAATAATTTAGCCATTTTTTGTATGCTGTTGATAAGTCTGTGGATTATTTGCGACAAAACGTATAGGTATGTGACAAAACGTATAGTTGTAGCGACAAAACGTATAGTTATAGCGACAAAACGTATAGTTATAGCGACAAAACGTATAGTTATAGCGACAAAACGTATAGTTATAGGCTTGTAAACTTATGTTTTACAAAAAGAAATTAAGGCTCTTAAACTGTTCTAAACACTCCTAAACTCTATTTAAACTCTTTTTAAACCCGAT
It contains:
- a CDS encoding replication initiation protein → MDLQKMQKIIGSQGLEDYTQSNTRAKLTDLVVTRNDFPTARYSIDLNLEKLMYCAMIIVRKNELKNKTSITHDDFIYVSSENFGELTSPMARKEVLTATDKREIQRNAETALKRIYTKFDNPTMLVKDGESDEPAKVPMMTYCHYDKATKCIKVRFAKEFFEYFYDLVKKVDEKTKSFSSHELKHIILFNSSYSLRLYRILMSYMWRTSEVTIDLEELRWMLECEDKYKELANFKNRVLNVAQDEINELSNINVSFENVKNGKEVVAIKFIFSFKTEYKEQGHIKFIDK